In Nocardia yunnanensis, one DNA window encodes the following:
- a CDS encoding NAD-dependent epimerase/dehydratase family protein: MINGSDAAALRVLVTGAAGYLGGAVVRALGAAGHQPVALIRPGGSVAAADVEVRAADLLDAEGLRRAVTDVDVVCHLAGLTRARESFDEPLRYFRVNVGGTVTLLEAMAEAGVRGLVFSSTCAVYGSPDRQPMTEDLPVAPPHPYASSKVAAEAVVEAQARGGALGALVLRLPNLAGGDDRDPTRLIPRVLAAARTGTPLAVNGDGSAVRDYLHVDDAAAAFVAAVERMPEPGGFARYNLGSGRGTSILDVVAAVEHVTGRRVPLVHNPPALEPQILIADAARAVAELGWQPKLSDLDTIIASLG; encoded by the coding sequence ATGATCAACGGCTCGGACGCGGCGGCGCTGCGGGTGCTGGTGACCGGCGCCGCCGGTTACCTCGGTGGCGCGGTCGTGCGGGCGCTGGGCGCTGCGGGCCACCAACCGGTCGCATTGATCAGGCCGGGTGGTTCGGTGGCCGCCGCGGACGTCGAGGTCCGGGCGGCGGACCTACTCGATGCCGAAGGACTGCGGCGGGCGGTGACCGACGTCGACGTCGTCTGTCATCTGGCCGGACTGACTCGCGCGCGCGAATCCTTCGACGAGCCGCTGCGCTATTTCCGGGTGAATGTCGGCGGCACCGTCACCCTGCTGGAAGCCATGGCCGAGGCCGGGGTGCGCGGTCTGGTGTTCTCCTCCACCTGTGCGGTCTACGGCTCGCCGGATCGGCAGCCGATGACCGAGGACCTGCCCGTCGCGCCGCCGCATCCCTATGCGAGCAGCAAGGTCGCGGCCGAAGCCGTGGTCGAGGCGCAGGCGCGCGGCGGGGCGCTCGGTGCCCTCGTGCTGCGGCTGCCGAATCTGGCCGGGGGAGACGACCGAGACCCGACCCGGCTGATTCCACGGGTGCTCGCGGCGGCGCGGACCGGTACGCCGCTCGCGGTGAACGGTGACGGGAGCGCGGTGCGCGATTATCTGCACGTGGACGACGCCGCCGCCGCGTTCGTCGCGGCCGTGGAGCGGATGCCCGAGCCGGGCGGCTTCGCCCGCTACAACCTCGGAAGCGGCCGGGGGACAAGCATTCTGGATGTCGTGGCGGCCGTAGAGCACGTCACGGGCCGGCGAGTCCCGTTGGTGCACAACCCGCCCGCGCTCGAGCCGCAGATCCTGATCGCCGACGCCGCCCGTGCGGTTGCCGAACTAGGCTGGCAGCCAAAGCTTTCCGATCTCGACACGATCATCGCGTCCCTCGGATAG
- a CDS encoding galactan 5-O-arabinofuranosyltransferase: protein MSERASGRVTLMARQAGGAIGEAVLAAVVAAVVAAIGLKAFATVHWPAFNSSNVTRSLTTVGQVVALAMLVAAVVLLRLHKWGWLAKLLSWGGISAFVTVTLGMPLAATKLYLFGMSVDQEFRTQYLTRLTDSAALHDMNYIDLPPFYPAGWFWLGGRFASLTGMAGWEAFKPYAIIGLAVAAVVALVLWSNLIRADWAVAVAAATTAVTLAYGAPEAYSAVLTLLFGPALLLAWGALHRPAESDATEPTAGGWGAVLGAGLFLGLAATFYSLYFGVAVFAVCLMAVVAAGLAIRARRSWRSALPILVRLIAIGAIAGLLALTVWLPFLLKFLSGKASLGSGSAFHYLPESGSRLPLPMTEFDLLGVFCLAGTIWLVLRAGSSRRAQALGIGVVAIYLWCLLSMLATAAGTTLLAFRLESPLKALLAAAGVFGFAEGARAVYRALNEPGRFRIAAAAVALAGAIGFSQGIPNVLAAEITTAYTDTDGNGNRADTRAPSAVARYREIDAKLLEQTGRPRDRTVVLTADTSFLAVYPYYGFQALTSHYANPLADFAARTAEIQRWSALKTPAELTDALNHCRWRAPDAFLFRNSGDQYTLRLSRDVYPNDPNVQRFTVAFPKSLFDDAHYRITDIGPFTLVVRV, encoded by the coding sequence ATGAGCGAGCGGGCGAGCGGGCGGGTGACGCTGATGGCACGGCAGGCCGGCGGGGCGATCGGCGAAGCGGTGCTCGCGGCGGTGGTCGCGGCGGTCGTGGCCGCGATCGGGCTGAAGGCCTTCGCGACCGTGCACTGGCCCGCGTTCAACTCCTCCAACGTGACCCGCTCACTGACCACCGTCGGGCAGGTGGTGGCGCTGGCCATGCTGGTGGCGGCGGTGGTGCTGTTGCGTCTGCACAAGTGGGGATGGCTGGCGAAACTGCTGTCGTGGGGCGGGATTTCGGCGTTCGTGACGGTGACGCTGGGGATGCCGCTGGCGGCGACCAAGCTGTATCTGTTCGGGATGTCGGTGGATCAGGAGTTCCGGACGCAGTATCTGACGCGGCTGACCGACAGTGCGGCGCTGCACGATATGAACTACATCGACCTGCCGCCGTTCTATCCGGCGGGCTGGTTCTGGCTCGGTGGACGGTTCGCGAGCCTGACCGGCATGGCCGGGTGGGAAGCGTTCAAGCCGTACGCGATCATCGGGCTGGCGGTCGCGGCGGTGGTCGCACTCGTATTGTGGTCCAACCTGATTCGCGCCGATTGGGCCGTCGCGGTGGCTGCGGCGACGACGGCGGTCACGCTGGCCTACGGCGCGCCGGAGGCGTACAGCGCGGTGCTGACGCTGCTGTTCGGGCCCGCCCTGCTGCTGGCCTGGGGCGCACTGCATCGGCCCGCCGAATCGGATGCCACCGAACCCACTGCCGGGGGTTGGGGCGCGGTACTGGGCGCGGGGCTGTTCCTCGGGCTCGCTGCCACGTTCTACAGCCTGTATTTCGGTGTGGCCGTCTTCGCGGTGTGCCTGATGGCGGTGGTCGCGGCAGGACTCGCGATCCGCGCCCGGCGCAGTTGGCGGTCGGCGCTGCCGATCCTGGTGCGGCTCATCGCAATCGGCGCGATCGCCGGTCTGCTGGCCTTGACGGTGTGGCTGCCGTTCCTGCTGAAGTTCTTGTCCGGCAAGGCGTCCCTGGGTTCGGGGTCGGCGTTCCACTATCTGCCCGAGTCGGGTTCGCGCCTGCCGCTGCCCATGACCGAGTTCGACCTGCTCGGCGTCTTCTGCCTGGCCGGAACCATCTGGCTGGTCCTGCGGGCCGGCAGCTCGCGGCGCGCACAGGCGCTGGGTATCGGTGTCGTGGCCATCTATCTCTGGTGCCTGCTGTCCATGCTGGCGACCGCCGCGGGCACTACGCTCCTGGCCTTCCGGCTCGAGTCTCCGCTGAAGGCATTGCTCGCGGCGGCGGGGGTGTTCGGGTTCGCGGAGGGTGCGCGAGCGGTCTACCGGGCGCTGAACGAGCCCGGCCGGTTCCGGATCGCGGCGGCGGCGGTGGCGCTCGCGGGGGCGATCGGATTCAGCCAGGGCATTCCGAATGTGCTCGCGGCGGAGATCACCACCGCCTACACCGACACCGACGGCAACGGCAACCGCGCGGACACCCGGGCGCCGTCGGCGGTGGCGCGCTACCGGGAGATCGACGCGAAACTGCTGGAGCAGACGGGTCGTCCGCGGGATCGGACCGTGGTGCTGACCGCGGACACCAGCTTCCTCGCGGTGTACCCCTACTACGGATTCCAGGCGCTCACTTCGCATTACGCGAATCCGCTGGCCGATTTCGCGGCCCGCACCGCCGAGATCCAGCGCTGGAGCGCCCTGAAGACGCCGGCGGAACTGACCGACGCCCTGAATCATTGCCGCTGGCGGGCCCCGGATGCCTTCCTGTTCCGCAACTCCGGCGATCAGTACACGCTGCGCCTGTCGCGGGACGTGTATCCCAACGATCCGAACGTGCAGCGATTCACGGTGGCGTTCCCCAAGTCGCTGTTCGACGACGCCCACTACCGGATCACCGATATCGGCCCGTTCACCCTCGTGGTGCGAGTCTGA
- a CDS encoding glycosyl transferase gives MAVLDRPAPQAPPPKLTRPRRVARRLRLARADLIAATAYLSLAVLVLSGQWLDPHRGYLIKSGQDQTMWEWFFAVTAHNVAHLENPLGTLLQNYPDGVNMMANTAMFGVGVPLTPVTLLFGPTVTFVLVLTLGLFGTAFAWYWLFSREVVASRFAAAVGGLLCGFAPAMISHANAHPNFVVLALLPLIALQLIRMTRRAGLAKELRRARRNRDAVVLGLLVALQIALGEEPLLIFALSFGLFALVYYLHTPKTGLRALRAVTPTVLIAGLITLALTEIPLWWQFFGPQSYRSIDHGTMQNDLKALFQFPSESLGGMVAHGQNVAINPTEENSYFGWPLWIVVTVATVLMWRERVVRAAATVIVVFSVLSLGATLMIGKHDTGIALPWKRLENVALLDTVLESRFTMAAIPAIALILALATQRALDYWKVSATDWRPLALFAALIFALLPLTPTILPVVQRPATPQFFTDGTVRQYVSGGSVVIAPPPTPPDARALRWQVDSGFEFPLAGGYFVGPTGSDKKGRYGPDDRPTASLLMKAQRANTIPVVDDAARAQALADLRYWHADVVVLPPTDNGDTLRLTVDRLVGFPAKYVDGVWLWDVRDLVRS, from the coding sequence GTGGCGGTTCTCGACCGCCCCGCCCCACAGGCGCCGCCCCCCAAGCTCACTCGGCCCCGGCGGGTGGCGCGCCGCCTCCGGCTCGCCCGCGCGGATCTGATCGCGGCGACGGCGTACCTGTCGCTGGCGGTGCTGGTGCTGTCGGGTCAGTGGCTGGATCCCCACCGCGGCTATCTGATCAAGAGCGGCCAGGACCAGACCATGTGGGAATGGTTCTTCGCCGTCACCGCGCACAATGTGGCGCACCTGGAGAATCCGCTCGGCACGCTGCTGCAGAACTACCCCGACGGCGTGAACATGATGGCCAACACCGCCATGTTCGGTGTCGGCGTGCCGCTCACCCCGGTCACCCTGCTGTTCGGCCCGACCGTCACCTTCGTGCTGGTGCTCACCCTGGGCCTGTTCGGCACCGCCTTCGCCTGGTACTGGCTGTTCTCGCGGGAGGTCGTGGCCTCGAGATTCGCGGCGGCCGTGGGCGGTCTGCTGTGCGGCTTCGCGCCGGCCATGATCTCGCACGCCAACGCGCACCCGAATTTCGTTGTGCTGGCCCTGCTTCCGCTGATCGCGCTGCAGCTGATCCGGATGACCCGCCGCGCCGGACTGGCCAAGGAACTGCGCCGGGCGCGGCGCAATCGCGACGCCGTCGTCCTCGGCCTGCTGGTCGCCTTGCAGATCGCGCTGGGCGAGGAGCCGCTGCTCATCTTCGCGCTGTCCTTCGGGCTTTTCGCGCTCGTCTACTACCTGCACACGCCGAAGACGGGCCTGCGCGCGCTGCGGGCCGTGACCCCGACGGTGTTGATCGCGGGTCTGATCACGCTGGCGCTCACCGAGATTCCGCTGTGGTGGCAGTTCTTCGGCCCGCAGTCCTACCGCAGCATCGACCACGGGACGATGCAGAACGATCTCAAGGCGCTGTTCCAGTTCCCGTCGGAATCGCTGGGCGGCATGGTGGCGCACGGCCAGAACGTGGCCATCAATCCCACCGAGGAGAACTCGTATTTCGGCTGGCCGCTGTGGATCGTGGTCACGGTGGCCACGGTGCTCATGTGGCGGGAGCGGGTGGTGCGCGCGGCCGCCACGGTGATCGTGGTGTTCTCGGTGCTGTCGCTGGGCGCGACGCTCATGATCGGCAAGCACGACACCGGCATCGCCCTGCCGTGGAAGCGGCTCGAGAACGTGGCGCTGCTGGACACGGTGCTGGAGTCGCGCTTCACCATGGCCGCCATCCCGGCCATCGCGTTGATCCTGGCGCTGGCCACCCAGCGGGCGCTGGACTACTGGAAGGTGTCGGCGACCGATTGGCGACCGCTGGCCCTGTTCGCCGCGCTGATCTTCGCGCTGCTGCCGCTCACCCCGACCATTCTGCCGGTGGTGCAGCGGCCGGCCACCCCGCAGTTCTTCACCGACGGCACGGTGCGCCAGTATGTTTCGGGCGGCTCGGTGGTGATCGCTCCGCCGCCGACCCCGCCGGATGCGCGCGCACTGCGCTGGCAGGTCGATTCCGGTTTCGAGTTCCCGCTCGCCGGAGGCTATTTCGTCGGCCCGACCGGCAGCGACAAGAAGGGCCGCTACGGCCCCGACGACCGGCCCACCGCGAGCCTGCTGATGAAGGCGCAGCGCGCCAACACGATTCCGGTGGTGGACGACGCCGCCCGCGCCCAGGCGCTGGCCGATCTGCGCTACTGGCATGCCGATGTCGTGGTGCTGCCGCCCACCGACAATGGCGACACCCTGCGGTTGACCGTGGATCGGCTGGTCGGCTTCCCCGCGAAATACGTTGACGGCGTGTGGCTCTGGGATGTGCGTGATCTGGTCCGGTCGTGA
- a CDS encoding serine/threonine-protein kinase codes for MSDLKPGEEIAGYVIECWIGAGGSGTVYAARHPRLPRLAAVKVFNRDEVNADAEGWRRFEREADITARFDHPNIVTVYDRGLDDGRLWIAMQYVEGPAADDLSGLSPERALRIGGGIAAALDYAHSKGVLHRDVKPSNIMLSPAEDGRPERALLTDFGIARLRDETTHVTKTGDISATFAFASPEQVSGRFLDPRTDQYSLACTLFVLLTGTRPFLANDLAGLIYAHTSTPPLHVTQVRPDLPASFDALFDRALAKHPDERFGSCTEFADAVREAWRRPTTATSVDTPAIGYLTDPAATRSPRTDPTVLRSPRTDPTVLGPGHYHTDPSPYGVVYGPGYAPAEDGAPVRHRAPDPVRGRSDTNRGILIGLFAVLAAAVIGGGGVWTVAKVESHGNPSGAPLSAAVPTVATVLPTVTVASATTPPATPAGRVPADFVGEWSGSSDSNANAYRLTIRQGELNQAVVTSTIFSGGQVLCVFDYRLLGVPSAGDITLGQGTVSGGGSGCQVQGTHELVLSNGVITRALSVSGFVTYHKLS; via the coding sequence ATGTCCGATTTGAAGCCGGGTGAGGAGATCGCCGGATACGTCATCGAGTGCTGGATCGGAGCGGGGGGATCGGGCACGGTCTACGCGGCCCGCCATCCGCGGCTACCGCGCCTGGCCGCGGTCAAGGTGTTCAATCGCGACGAGGTGAACGCCGACGCCGAGGGCTGGCGGCGCTTCGAACGCGAGGCCGACATCACCGCCCGCTTCGACCATCCGAACATCGTCACCGTCTACGACCGGGGCCTGGACGACGGCCGCCTGTGGATCGCCATGCAGTACGTGGAAGGCCCGGCCGCGGACGATCTTTCGGGGCTGTCGCCGGAGCGGGCCCTGCGCATCGGCGGCGGTATCGCCGCCGCGCTGGACTACGCGCACAGCAAGGGCGTCCTGCATCGCGACGTCAAACCGTCGAACATCATGCTCTCCCCGGCCGAGGACGGCCGCCCGGAACGCGCGCTGCTGACCGATTTCGGCATTGCCCGCCTGCGCGACGAGACCACCCACGTCACCAAGACCGGCGATATCTCCGCCACCTTCGCCTTCGCCTCACCCGAGCAGGTGTCGGGCCGCTTCCTGGATCCGCGCACCGACCAATACTCCTTGGCGTGCACGCTTTTCGTGCTGCTCACCGGAACCCGGCCGTTTTTGGCCAACGACCTGGCGGGATTGATCTACGCGCACACCAGCACCCCGCCGCTGCATGTCACCCAGGTGCGCCCGGACCTGCCGGCGAGCTTCGACGCCCTCTTCGATCGGGCGCTGGCCAAACATCCGGACGAAAGATTCGGCAGCTGCACCGAGTTCGCGGACGCGGTGCGGGAGGCGTGGCGGCGGCCCACCACCGCGACCTCGGTCGACACCCCGGCGATCGGCTACCTCACCGATCCGGCGGCGACGCGTTCGCCGCGCACCGATCCGACCGTATTGCGTTCTCCCCGTACCGATCCGACCGTGCTCGGTCCGGGGCACTACCACACCGATCCCTCGCCCTACGGCGTGGTGTACGGGCCGGGCTACGCGCCCGCCGAGGACGGTGCGCCGGTCCGGCATCGCGCCCCCGATCCGGTGCGCGGCCGCTCGGACACCAATCGCGGCATCCTGATCGGATTGTTCGCGGTGCTCGCGGCCGCGGTGATCGGCGGCGGCGGGGTGTGGACGGTCGCGAAGGTGGAAAGCCACGGAAACCCCAGCGGCGCACCGCTGTCCGCGGCGGTGCCGACGGTCGCCACGGTGCTGCCGACGGTCACCGTCGCCTCCGCCACGACACCGCCCGCGACCCCGGCGGGCCGGGTGCCGGCCGACTTCGTCGGCGAATGGTCGGGATCCAGCGATTCCAACGCCAACGCCTACCGCCTGACCATCCGCCAGGGCGAGCTGAACCAGGCGGTGGTGACCTCGACGATCTTCAGCGGCGGGCAGGTGCTGTGCGTCTTCGACTACCGGCTGCTCGGGGTGCCCAGCGCCGGCGACATCACGCTCGGCCAGGGCACGGTCAGCGGCGGTGGCAGCGGATGTCAGGTGCAGGGCACGCACGAACTGGTGCTCAGCAACGGGGTGATCACCCGCGCGCTGTCGGTCAGCGGTTTCGTCACCTACCACAAGCTGAGCTGA
- a CDS encoding serine/threonine-protein kinase, with protein MITELRPGEVIAGYVIARRIGAGGSGVVYAARHPRLPRLTALKILKRDDVADVEDGWRRFEREADIAAHFDHPNIVQVYDRGAADDLFWISMQFVDGVDAAELHDVSPDRGLRIATEIAAALDYAHGKGVLHRDVKPSNILIAAPDNGRPERALLTDFGIARLRDETTKFTHTGNISATFAFASPEQVSGKPVGPKSDQYSLACTLFVLLTDHRPFRADNPLSWVHAHTQERPLPVSEVNPDLPPALDAVFERAMAKNPEDRFDSCADFAEAATQAYYSDPALALTAPARLLSRPVAARRAGRARKPLWRAVFHRRTLIPVAVAAVVAAGIGFAFHQSGGGPVPAPAAGGLVPDRFVGTWLATEGQTNYRLTVQQAKLGDPVLSNRVDGVLPNGTPFHCEFSAPLDEVPGDGDRLIVGTSEIVVREPANACKANGPTTLTLLPDGRVSRKTDVSGLITYSNADAVTSSWGRDDAAIASAFPSLVGRLASTGTAVGWQGGLCRAVDPGAGEPAQGAHRVRCNADDTTGQVHFDVLDFDTRPGQSVAQLFFGDNGHVTAVSHQDVAGTLTVTTAAAVDPGVTVDTDAHRTLAAVSFPDGDPRSRFVMVLHWPGHTVNSLLTDWLERAPLK; from the coding sequence ATGATCACCGAGCTGCGACCCGGCGAAGTCATCGCCGGGTATGTGATCGCGCGGCGAATCGGTGCCGGGGGGTCGGGCGTCGTCTACGCGGCGCGGCACCCCAGATTGCCGCGCCTCACGGCCTTGAAGATCTTGAAGCGCGACGATGTCGCCGACGTCGAGGACGGCTGGCGGCGTTTCGAGCGCGAAGCGGATATCGCGGCGCACTTCGACCACCCCAATATCGTGCAGGTCTACGATCGCGGCGCGGCCGACGACCTGTTCTGGATCTCCATGCAGTTCGTCGACGGCGTGGATGCCGCTGAGCTGCACGATGTCTCGCCCGACCGCGGTTTGCGCATCGCCACCGAGATCGCCGCCGCCCTCGACTACGCGCACGGCAAGGGCGTGCTGCACCGTGATGTGAAGCCCTCCAACATCCTCATCGCCGCCCCCGACAACGGCCGCCCCGAACGTGCCCTGCTCACCGATTTCGGCATCGCCCGGTTGCGCGACGAGACCACCAAGTTCACCCACACCGGAAACATCTCCGCGACTTTCGCTTTCGCGTCTCCCGAACAGGTCAGCGGCAAACCGGTCGGTCCGAAGTCGGATCAATACTCCTTGGCCTGCACGCTTTTCGTGTTGCTCACCGATCACCGCCCGTTCCGCGCCGACAATCCCCTGAGCTGGGTGCACGCCCACACCCAGGAGCGGCCGCTACCGGTCAGCGAGGTGAACCCGGACCTGCCGCCCGCCCTGGACGCGGTCTTCGAACGGGCCATGGCCAAGAACCCCGAGGACCGCTTCGACAGCTGCGCCGATTTCGCCGAGGCCGCCACCCAGGCCTACTACTCCGATCCGGCCCTCGCCCTCACCGCTCCGGCCCGGCTGCTGTCGCGCCCCGTCGCCGCCCGGCGCGCGGGCCGCGCCCGGAAACCGCTGTGGCGAGCCGTGTTCCACCGCCGCACTCTCATCCCGGTGGCCGTCGCCGCCGTGGTGGCGGCGGGCATCGGCTTCGCCTTCCATCAGAGCGGCGGCGGCCCGGTTCCCGCGCCCGCCGCCGGCGGCCTGGTCCCGGACCGATTCGTCGGCACCTGGCTGGCGACCGAGGGCCAGACCAACTACCGGCTGACCGTGCAGCAGGCCAAGCTCGGCGATCCGGTGCTGTCCAATCGCGTGGATGGCGTGCTGCCCAACGGAACTCCGTTCCACTGCGAGTTCTCCGCGCCGCTCGACGAGGTGCCCGGGGACGGGGACCGGCTCATCGTCGGCACCTCCGAGATCGTGGTCCGGGAACCGGCCAATGCCTGCAAGGCCAACGGCCCCACCACGCTCACCCTGCTGCCGGACGGCCGCGTCAGCCGCAAAACCGATGTGAGCGGGCTGATCACGTACAGCAATGCCGACGCCGTGACCTCGTCCTGGGGTCGCGACGACGCCGCCATCGCCAGCGCCTTCCCCAGCCTGGTCGGCCGGCTCGCCTCCACCGGCACGGCCGTCGGCTGGCAGGGCGGGCTGTGCCGCGCGGTGGATCCCGGCGCGGGCGAGCCGGCGCAGGGCGCGCATCGGGTGCGCTGCAATGCCGACGACACCACCGGGCAGGTCCACTTCGACGTCCTCGACTTCGACACGCGCCCCGGGCAATCGGTGGCCCAGCTGTTCTTCGGCGACAACGGTCACGTCACCGCCGTGAGCCATCAGGATGTGGCGGGCACGCTGACGGTCACCACCGCGGCCGCCGTGGACCCGGGCGTCACCGTGGACACCGACGCGCATCGCACGCTGGCGGCCGTCTCCTTCCCCGACGGCGATCCCCGCTCCCGCTTCGTCATGGTGCTGCACTGGCCTGGGCACACCGTGAACAGCCTCCTGACCGACTGGCTCGAAAGGGCTCCCCTGAAGTAG